One stretch of Streptomyces sp. NBC_00443 DNA includes these proteins:
- the hisI gene encoding phosphoribosyl-AMP cyclohydrolase, whose translation MACMTTSTPRQPSPLDPEIAARLKHSADGLLPAIAQQYDTGEVLMLGWMDDEALHRTLTTGRCTYWSRSRQEYWVKGDTSGHFQWVKSVALDCDADTVLVKVDQVGAACHTGARTCFDEDVLLKDGAAGAPGSDSGAPATDQ comes from the coding sequence ATGGCATGCATGACCACCAGCACGCCCCGTCAGCCCAGTCCGCTGGACCCCGAGATCGCCGCGCGCCTCAAGCACAGCGCGGACGGGCTCCTGCCCGCCATCGCCCAGCAGTACGACACCGGGGAGGTGCTCATGCTCGGCTGGATGGACGACGAGGCGCTGCATCGCACGCTCACCACCGGCCGCTGCACCTACTGGTCGCGCAGCCGCCAGGAGTACTGGGTCAAGGGCGACACCTCCGGCCACTTCCAGTGGGTGAAGTCCGTGGCCCTGGACTGCGACGCCGACACCGTGCTCGTCAAGGTCGACCAGGTGGGCGCGGCCTGCCACACGGGCGCGCGTACCTGCTTCGACGAGGACGTGCTGCTCAAGGACGGCGCCGCCGGCGCTCCCGGCAGCGATTCCGGCGCACCGGCCACGGATCAGTAG
- a CDS encoding TIGR03085 family metal-binding protein: MSTFAKRERLLLADLLEAEGPEAPTLCEGWTTRDLAAHVVVRERRPDAAAGILIKQLAPRLDKAMAEFAAKPYEELIQLIRTGPPRFSPFQLKQIDEASNTLEFYVHTEDVRRARPDWTPRELDPVFQDALWSRLERSARLMGRTAPTGLVLRRPDGQTAVAHRGTPVVTVTGEPSELLLFSYGRQGAAKVELDGDKDAIAKLHETKQLGI; this comes from the coding sequence ATGTCGACTTTCGCCAAGCGTGAACGACTTCTCCTGGCCGACCTCTTGGAGGCCGAGGGCCCCGAGGCCCCCACCCTCTGCGAGGGCTGGACGACCCGTGATCTGGCCGCGCACGTGGTGGTGCGCGAGCGCCGCCCCGACGCTGCCGCCGGCATTCTGATCAAGCAGCTCGCGCCGCGCCTGGACAAGGCGATGGCGGAGTTCGCGGCCAAGCCGTACGAGGAGCTGATCCAGCTCATCCGCACCGGCCCGCCGCGCTTCTCGCCGTTCCAGCTCAAGCAGATCGACGAGGCGTCCAACACGCTCGAGTTCTACGTCCACACGGAGGACGTCCGCCGCGCCCGGCCGGACTGGACGCCGCGCGAGCTCGACCCGGTCTTCCAGGACGCCCTCTGGTCCCGCCTGGAGCGCTCCGCCCGCCTGATGGGCCGTACCGCCCCCACAGGCCTGGTGCTGCGCCGCCCCGACGGCCAGACGGCGGTCGCCCACCGCGGCACCCCGGTCGTCACGGTGACCGGCGAGCCCTCGGAACTGCTGCTGTTCTCCTACGGCCGCCAGGGCGCCGCCAAGGTCGAGCTGGACGGCGACAAGGACGCGATCGCCAAGCTGCACGAGACGAAGCAGCTC
- a CDS encoding TIGR02234 family membrane protein, whose protein sequence is MGYVTVVPPPRSDAPASARAGRMSLAVALLCGALGAAVALLSTRQLWSEGTATVPGGAFPLTAKGSDVTGVPAALAIVGLAALVAVFAVRRAGRFMVAGLLALSGAGTVVAALLGASDSSALDEKAAQASGDTSATVQALTHTGWPYVAAVGGALILLAGLLALRYGRLWPGMSGRYERSGAPRPRGRKAPAADPDRPEELWKALDRGEDPTGA, encoded by the coding sequence GTGGGGTACGTGACAGTCGTTCCTCCTCCCCGTTCCGATGCCCCGGCTTCCGCCCGGGCCGGCCGCATGAGCCTCGCCGTCGCCCTGCTGTGCGGTGCGCTCGGCGCGGCCGTGGCACTGCTCTCCACCCGGCAGCTCTGGTCGGAGGGCACAGCGACGGTGCCCGGCGGCGCGTTCCCCCTGACCGCCAAGGGCAGCGACGTCACGGGCGTCCCCGCGGCCCTGGCCATAGTGGGGCTCGCCGCGCTCGTCGCCGTCTTCGCCGTCCGCCGGGCCGGCCGCTTCATGGTCGCCGGACTGCTCGCGCTCTCCGGCGCCGGCACCGTCGTCGCGGCCCTGCTCGGCGCCTCCGACAGCTCCGCGCTGGACGAGAAGGCCGCGCAGGCCTCCGGCGACACCTCGGCCACCGTCCAGGCGCTCACCCACACCGGCTGGCCGTACGTCGCGGCCGTCGGCGGCGCCCTGATCCTGCTCGCCGGACTGCTGGCCCTGCGCTACGGCCGGCTGTGGCCCGGCATGTCCGGCCGCTACGAGCGCTCCGGCGCACCCCGGCCGCGCGGCAGGAAGGCCCCGGCCGCCGACCCCGACCGGCCGGAAGAGCTGTGGAAGGCCCTCGACCGGGGCGAGGACCCGACCGGAGCCTGA
- a CDS encoding anthranilate synthase component I — translation MDLETFRKLATDRRVIPVTRKLLADGDTPVALYRKLAAERPGTFLLESAENGRSWSRYSFVGVRSAATLTARDGQAHWLGAAPVGVPVEGDPLAALRATIEALHTPRDLAHDLNLPPFTGGMVGYLGYDIVRRLEKIGPGERDDLGLPELTMLLTSDLAVMDHWEGSVLLIANAINHNDLDTGVDEAYADAIARLDAMQADLSRAVAQPPAVLPPSELPEYTALWGGEDFQEAVEDIKERIRAGEAFQVVPSQRFETPCTASALDVYRVLRATNPSPYMYLFRFDGFDVVGSSPEALVKVEDGQAMVHPIAGTRWRGATPQEDQALADELLADPKERAEHLMLVDLGRNDLGRVCEPGSVEVVDFMSIERYSHVMHIVSTVTGRVAPGRTAFDVLTACFPAGTLSGAPKPRAMQIIDELEPSRRGLYGGCVGYLDFAGDSDTAIAIRTALLRQGTAYVQAGAGIVADSDPVAEDTECRNKAAAVLRAVHTANRLE, via the coding sequence ATGGACCTCGAGACGTTCCGCAAGCTGGCCACCGACCGCCGCGTCATTCCGGTCACCCGCAAGCTCCTCGCCGACGGCGACACCCCGGTCGCGCTCTACCGCAAGCTCGCCGCCGAGCGCCCCGGCACCTTCCTGCTGGAGTCCGCGGAGAACGGCCGGTCCTGGTCCCGCTACTCGTTCGTGGGCGTCCGCTCCGCGGCCACGCTCACCGCGCGCGACGGACAGGCCCACTGGCTCGGCGCCGCGCCCGTCGGCGTCCCCGTCGAGGGCGACCCGCTCGCCGCCCTGCGCGCCACCATCGAGGCCCTGCACACCCCGCGCGACCTCGCCCACGACCTGAACCTGCCGCCGTTCACCGGCGGCATGGTCGGCTACCTCGGCTACGACATCGTGCGCCGCCTGGAGAAGATCGGCCCCGGCGAGCGCGACGACCTGGGGCTGCCCGAGCTGACCATGCTGCTGACCAGTGACCTCGCCGTCATGGACCACTGGGAGGGCTCCGTCCTGCTGATCGCCAACGCGATCAACCACAACGACCTCGACACGGGCGTCGACGAGGCCTACGCGGACGCGATCGCCCGCCTCGACGCGATGCAGGCCGACCTCTCGCGCGCGGTCGCCCAGCCCCCGGCGGTGCTGCCGCCCTCGGAGCTCCCCGAGTACACGGCCCTGTGGGGCGGTGAGGACTTCCAGGAGGCCGTCGAGGACATCAAGGAGCGCATCCGGGCCGGCGAGGCCTTCCAGGTGGTCCCCTCCCAGCGCTTCGAAACGCCGTGCACGGCAAGCGCGTTGGACGTCTACCGCGTCCTCAGGGCGACCAACCCGTCGCCGTACATGTACCTGTTCCGGTTCGACGGTTTCGATGTCGTCGGCTCGTCCCCCGAGGCCCTGGTGAAGGTCGAGGACGGGCAGGCCATGGTCCACCCCATCGCCGGCACCCGGTGGCGCGGGGCGACCCCGCAGGAGGACCAGGCCCTCGCCGACGAACTGCTCGCCGACCCCAAGGAGCGCGCCGAGCACCTCATGCTGGTCGACCTGGGCCGCAACGACCTGGGGCGGGTCTGCGAGCCGGGTTCGGTCGAGGTCGTCGACTTCATGTCCATCGAGCGCTACTCCCACGTGATGCACATCGTCTCGACGGTGACGGGCCGCGTCGCGCCCGGCCGCACCGCCTTCGACGTCCTGACGGCCTGCTTCCCGGCCGGCACCCTCTCCGGCGCCCCCAAGCCCCGCGCGATGCAGATCATCGACGAACTGGAGCCGTCCAGAAGGGGGCTGTACGGCGGCTGCGTCGGCTACCTCGACTTCGCGGGCGACTCCGACACCGCCATCGCGATCCGTACGGCCCTGCTGCGGCAGGGCACCGCGTACGTCCAGGCGGGCGCGGGCATCGTCGCCGACTCCGACCCCGTCGCCGAGGACACCGAGTGCCGCAACAAGGCGGCCGCCGTACTGCGGGCCGTGCACACGGCGAACCGGCTCGAGTGA